One window of Medicago truncatula cultivar Jemalong A17 chromosome 2, MtrunA17r5.0-ANR, whole genome shotgun sequence genomic DNA carries:
- the LOC25488031 gene encoding U-box domain-containing protein 35 isoform X2 translates to MWKGTRKGGGGGGGNGLIAVAIDKDKGSQNAIRWAADTLLTRGQTVILIHVSHALSSRGSEGAIVCNAANSTSSAASSPQRHLIDNVAKDLFVTFHCYCRRKDIQCLDVLLEDTDVVKAITEYVSYAAIENLIVGAPSRHGFIRSFKSSNTPSGISKGAPDFCTVYVISKGKISSVRNASRAAPHTSPLLNHIHNNLTSEDVNQTAQQICSRRMNMRDRTSMKPNSWQDESMNRSPFGRRARGTSGMLCVDFTDSDTDISFVSSGRPSSACSSSIYDYMDSGRTSRISTSTDRSSGSHRLGIKFTEPSSPDTSFSLDSSRTSCSYSNMDETEADMRRLQLELKQTMDMYNTACREALAAQHKLMEMSHWKIEEEKKLEEARLAQEAALAIAEREKARSKAAMETAEAARKIANVELNKRSGVEVKSLKETEELRKLLDNLAQTDLRYRRYNIEEIEAATNMFSEKQKIGEGGYGPVYKCYLDHTSVAVKVLRPDAAQGKSQFQQEVDILSCIRHPNLVLLLGACPEYGILVYEYMANGSLEDCLTRKKNDRVLCWQLRFRIAAEIATGLLFLHQTKPEPLVHRDLKPGNILLDRNYVCKISDVGLARLVPVVAENVTQCCMTSAAGTFCYIDPEYQQTGMLGVKSDVYSLGIIFLQLLTGRHPMGLAHHAEQSIENGTFQEMLDPSLSEWPLQQAISLANIAVNCAQLRRKDRPDLAKEVLPELVKLTEFAEDNMGPIFLGGGITCSSSNEPSPNHSEASMTQDVMSDPQIVNSGSSISPPPEEENS, encoded by the exons atgtggAAAGGGACTAGAaagggaggaggaggaggaggaggaaatGGATTGATAGCGGTGGCTATTGACAAAGATAAAGGAAGCCAAAATGCTATTAGATGGGCTGCTGATACTCTTCTCACCAGAGGCCAAACCGTTATTCTTATCCATGTTTCTCATGCTCTTTCTTCCA GAGGTAGCGAGGGCGCGATTGTATGTAACGCTGCCAACAGTACTTCTTCAGCTGCATCATCTCCACAGAGACACCTAATTGATAATGTTGCCAAGGATCTCTTTGTTACTTTCCATTGCTATTGTAGACGCAAAGAT ATACAATGCCTTGATGTCCTACTTGAAGACACTGATGTTGTCAAAGCAATAACTGAATATGTCTCTTATGCTGCAATTGAGAACTTGATCGTTGGTGCACCATCAAGGCATGGATTTATTAG ATCCTTTAAGTCATCAAATACACCAAGCGGCATATCAAAGGGGGCACCAGACTTCTGTACTGTTTATGTCATATCTAAGGGGAAAATCTCTTCAGTTCGGAATGCTTCTCGTGCAGCACCACATACCTCTCCTCTTCTCAACCATATACATAACAATCTAACTAGTGAGGATGTAAATCAAACTGCACAGCAGATATGCTCTAGACGTATGAATATGAGAG ACAGGACGTCGATGAAACCTAACAGCTGGCAGGACGAATCTATGAA CAGGTCTCCATTTGGAAGAAGAGCCAGAGGCACGAGTGGAATGTTATGTGTAGACTTCACAGATTCAGATACAGACATATCATTCGTAAGCTCTGGGAGGCCAAGCAGTGCTTGTTCATCCTCTATTTACGACTACATGGACTCTGGTCGAACTTCACGAATTTCTACCAGTACAGACCGTAGCTCTGGATCCCACCGATTGGGAATCAAGTTCACTGAACCCAGTTCACCAGATACCTCTTTTTCGCTGGATAGCAGTAGGACATCATGTTCATATTCAAACATG GATGAAACAGAAGCTGATATGCGGAGGCTGCAGCTTGAGTTAAAACAAACGATGGACATGTACAATACTGCGTGCAGAGAAGCACTTGCAGCACAACACAAg TTAATGGAGATGAGCCACTGGAAAATTgaggaagaaaagaaattagaagAGGCACGACTGGCCCAAGAAGCTGCGCTGGCAATTGCTGAGAGAGAGAAAGCAAGAAGTAAGGCAGCTATGGAAACAGCTGAAGCAGCTAGAAAAATCGCAAATGTGGAATTAAATAAAAGATCAGGTGTTGAAGTTAAATCTCTTAAAGAAACAGAGGAATTGAGAAAGCTATTGGATAATTTAGCCCAAACTGATCTAAGATACAGAAGATACAATATTGAGGAGATTGAAGCAGCCACAAACATGTTttctgaaaaacaaaaaattggggAAGGTGGTTATGGACCTGTTTATAAATGTTACCTTGATCATACTTCAGTGGCCGTCAAGGTTTTGCGTCCAGATGCGGCTCAAGGGAAATCACAATTTCAACAAGAG GTTGACATACTAAGTTGTATTCGTCACCCAAACTTGGTGCTTCTTTTAGGAGCGTGTCCAGAGTATGGCATATTGGTTTATGAATATATGGCGAATGGAAGCTTAGAAGATTGTCTGACtcgaaaaaaaaatgatagggTTCTGTGTTGGCAGCTTAGGTTCCGGATTGCTGCAGAGATAGCAACAGGTTTGCTATTCCTACATCAGACGAAGCCTGAACCTTTGGTGCATCGTGATTTGAAACCCGGAAACATTTTGCTGGACAGGAATTATGTATGTAAGATAAGTGATGTTGGTTTGGCAAGGCTGGTCCCTGTGGTGGCTGAAAATGTAACACAATGTTGCATGACATCAGCAGCGGGAACATTCTGTTATATTGATCCCGAGTATCAGCAAACAGGAATGCTTGGTGTGAAGTCGGATGTTTATTCTTTAGGGATCATATTTCTACAGTTATTGACTGGCAGACATCCAATGGGATTGGCTCACCATGCTGAACAGTCTATTGAGAATGGCACATTTCAGGAAATGCTTGACCCATCGCTCTCTGAATGGCCCCTTCAACAAGCAATCTCCCTGGCCAATATAGCTGTCAACTGTGCACAACTTAGACGAAAAGATCGGCCAGACCTAGCCAAGGAAGTGTTGCCTGAGCTTGTTAAACTCACAGAG
- the LOC25488031 gene encoding U-box domain-containing protein 35 isoform X3 yields the protein MWKGTRKGGGGGGGNGLIAVAIDKDKGSQNAIRWAADTLLTRGQTVILIHVSHALSSRGSEGAIVCNAANSTSSAASSPQRHLIDNVAKDLFVTFHCYCRRKDIQCLDVLLEDTDVVKAITEYVSYAAIENLIVGAPSRHGFIRSFKSSNTPSGISKGAPDFCTVYVISKGKISSVRNASRAAPHTSPLLNHIHNNLTSEDVNQTAQQICSRRMNMRDRTSMKPNSWQDESMKSPFGRRARGTSGMLCVDFTDSDTDISFVSSGRPSSACSSSIYDYMDSGRTSRISTSTDRSSGSHRLGIKFTEPSSPDTSFSLDSSRTSCSYSNMDETEADMRRLQLELKQTMDMYNTACREALAAQHKLMEMSHWKIEEEKKLEEARLAQEAALAIAEREKARSKAAMETAEAARKIANVELNKRSGVEVKSLKETEELRKLLDNLAQTDLRYRRYNIEEIEAATNMFSEKQKIGEGGYGPVYKCYLDHTSVAVKVLRPDAAQGKSQFQQEVDILSCIRHPNLVLLLGACPEYGILVYEYMANGSLEDCLTRKKNDRVLCWQLRFRIAAEIATGLLFLHQTKPEPLVHRDLKPGNILLDRNYVCKISDVGLARLVPVVAENVTQCCMTSAAGTFCYIDPEYQQTGMLGVKSDVYSLGIIFLQLLTGRHPMGLAHHAEQSIENGTFQEMLDPSLSEWPLQQAISLANIAVNCAQLRRKDRPDLAKEVLPELVKLTEFAEDNMGPIFLGGGITCSSSNEPSPNHSEASMTQDVMSDPQIVNSGSSISPPPEEENS from the exons atgtggAAAGGGACTAGAaagggaggaggaggaggaggaggaaatGGATTGATAGCGGTGGCTATTGACAAAGATAAAGGAAGCCAAAATGCTATTAGATGGGCTGCTGATACTCTTCTCACCAGAGGCCAAACCGTTATTCTTATCCATGTTTCTCATGCTCTTTCTTCCA GAGGTAGCGAGGGCGCGATTGTATGTAACGCTGCCAACAGTACTTCTTCAGCTGCATCATCTCCACAGAGACACCTAATTGATAATGTTGCCAAGGATCTCTTTGTTACTTTCCATTGCTATTGTAGACGCAAAGAT ATACAATGCCTTGATGTCCTACTTGAAGACACTGATGTTGTCAAAGCAATAACTGAATATGTCTCTTATGCTGCAATTGAGAACTTGATCGTTGGTGCACCATCAAGGCATGGATTTATTAG ATCCTTTAAGTCATCAAATACACCAAGCGGCATATCAAAGGGGGCACCAGACTTCTGTACTGTTTATGTCATATCTAAGGGGAAAATCTCTTCAGTTCGGAATGCTTCTCGTGCAGCACCACATACCTCTCCTCTTCTCAACCATATACATAACAATCTAACTAGTGAGGATGTAAATCAAACTGCACAGCAGATATGCTCTAGACGTATGAATATGAGAG ACAGGACGTCGATGAAACCTAACAGCTGGCAGGACGAATCTATGAA GTCTCCATTTGGAAGAAGAGCCAGAGGCACGAGTGGAATGTTATGTGTAGACTTCACAGATTCAGATACAGACATATCATTCGTAAGCTCTGGGAGGCCAAGCAGTGCTTGTTCATCCTCTATTTACGACTACATGGACTCTGGTCGAACTTCACGAATTTCTACCAGTACAGACCGTAGCTCTGGATCCCACCGATTGGGAATCAAGTTCACTGAACCCAGTTCACCAGATACCTCTTTTTCGCTGGATAGCAGTAGGACATCATGTTCATATTCAAACATG GATGAAACAGAAGCTGATATGCGGAGGCTGCAGCTTGAGTTAAAACAAACGATGGACATGTACAATACTGCGTGCAGAGAAGCACTTGCAGCACAACACAAg TTAATGGAGATGAGCCACTGGAAAATTgaggaagaaaagaaattagaagAGGCACGACTGGCCCAAGAAGCTGCGCTGGCAATTGCTGAGAGAGAGAAAGCAAGAAGTAAGGCAGCTATGGAAACAGCTGAAGCAGCTAGAAAAATCGCAAATGTGGAATTAAATAAAAGATCAGGTGTTGAAGTTAAATCTCTTAAAGAAACAGAGGAATTGAGAAAGCTATTGGATAATTTAGCCCAAACTGATCTAAGATACAGAAGATACAATATTGAGGAGATTGAAGCAGCCACAAACATGTTttctgaaaaacaaaaaattggggAAGGTGGTTATGGACCTGTTTATAAATGTTACCTTGATCATACTTCAGTGGCCGTCAAGGTTTTGCGTCCAGATGCGGCTCAAGGGAAATCACAATTTCAACAAGAG GTTGACATACTAAGTTGTATTCGTCACCCAAACTTGGTGCTTCTTTTAGGAGCGTGTCCAGAGTATGGCATATTGGTTTATGAATATATGGCGAATGGAAGCTTAGAAGATTGTCTGACtcgaaaaaaaaatgatagggTTCTGTGTTGGCAGCTTAGGTTCCGGATTGCTGCAGAGATAGCAACAGGTTTGCTATTCCTACATCAGACGAAGCCTGAACCTTTGGTGCATCGTGATTTGAAACCCGGAAACATTTTGCTGGACAGGAATTATGTATGTAAGATAAGTGATGTTGGTTTGGCAAGGCTGGTCCCTGTGGTGGCTGAAAATGTAACACAATGTTGCATGACATCAGCAGCGGGAACATTCTGTTATATTGATCCCGAGTATCAGCAAACAGGAATGCTTGGTGTGAAGTCGGATGTTTATTCTTTAGGGATCATATTTCTACAGTTATTGACTGGCAGACATCCAATGGGATTGGCTCACCATGCTGAACAGTCTATTGAGAATGGCACATTTCAGGAAATGCTTGACCCATCGCTCTCTGAATGGCCCCTTCAACAAGCAATCTCCCTGGCCAATATAGCTGTCAACTGTGCACAACTTAGACGAAAAGATCGGCCAGACCTAGCCAAGGAAGTGTTGCCTGAGCTTGTTAAACTCACAGAG
- the LOC25488031 gene encoding U-box domain-containing protein 34 isoform X1, which translates to MWKGTRKGGGGGGGNGLIAVAIDKDKGSQNAIRWAADTLLTRGQTVILIHVSHALSSRGSEGAIVCNAANSTSSAASSPQRHLIDNVAKDLFVTFHCYCRRKDIQCLDVLLEDTDVVKAITEYVSYAAIENLIVGAPSRHGFIRSFKSSNTPSGISKGAPDFCTVYVISKGKISSVRNASRAAPHTSPLLNHIHNNLTSEDVNQTAQQICSRRMNMRDRTSMKPNSWQDESMNLSSRSPFGRRARGTSGMLCVDFTDSDTDISFVSSGRPSSACSSSIYDYMDSGRTSRISTSTDRSSGSHRLGIKFTEPSSPDTSFSLDSSRTSCSYSNMDETEADMRRLQLELKQTMDMYNTACREALAAQHKLMEMSHWKIEEEKKLEEARLAQEAALAIAEREKARSKAAMETAEAARKIANVELNKRSGVEVKSLKETEELRKLLDNLAQTDLRYRRYNIEEIEAATNMFSEKQKIGEGGYGPVYKCYLDHTSVAVKVLRPDAAQGKSQFQQEVDILSCIRHPNLVLLLGACPEYGILVYEYMANGSLEDCLTRKKNDRVLCWQLRFRIAAEIATGLLFLHQTKPEPLVHRDLKPGNILLDRNYVCKISDVGLARLVPVVAENVTQCCMTSAAGTFCYIDPEYQQTGMLGVKSDVYSLGIIFLQLLTGRHPMGLAHHAEQSIENGTFQEMLDPSLSEWPLQQAISLANIAVNCAQLRRKDRPDLAKEVLPELVKLTEFAEDNMGPIFLGGGITCSSSNEPSPNHSEASMTQDVMSDPQIVNSGSSISPPPEEENS; encoded by the exons atgtggAAAGGGACTAGAaagggaggaggaggaggaggaggaaatGGATTGATAGCGGTGGCTATTGACAAAGATAAAGGAAGCCAAAATGCTATTAGATGGGCTGCTGATACTCTTCTCACCAGAGGCCAAACCGTTATTCTTATCCATGTTTCTCATGCTCTTTCTTCCA GAGGTAGCGAGGGCGCGATTGTATGTAACGCTGCCAACAGTACTTCTTCAGCTGCATCATCTCCACAGAGACACCTAATTGATAATGTTGCCAAGGATCTCTTTGTTACTTTCCATTGCTATTGTAGACGCAAAGAT ATACAATGCCTTGATGTCCTACTTGAAGACACTGATGTTGTCAAAGCAATAACTGAATATGTCTCTTATGCTGCAATTGAGAACTTGATCGTTGGTGCACCATCAAGGCATGGATTTATTAG ATCCTTTAAGTCATCAAATACACCAAGCGGCATATCAAAGGGGGCACCAGACTTCTGTACTGTTTATGTCATATCTAAGGGGAAAATCTCTTCAGTTCGGAATGCTTCTCGTGCAGCACCACATACCTCTCCTCTTCTCAACCATATACATAACAATCTAACTAGTGAGGATGTAAATCAAACTGCACAGCAGATATGCTCTAGACGTATGAATATGAGAG ACAGGACGTCGATGAAACCTAACAGCTGGCAGGACGAATCTATGAA TCTTTCCAGCAGGTCTCCATTTGGAAGAAGAGCCAGAGGCACGAGTGGAATGTTATGTGTAGACTTCACAGATTCAGATACAGACATATCATTCGTAAGCTCTGGGAGGCCAAGCAGTGCTTGTTCATCCTCTATTTACGACTACATGGACTCTGGTCGAACTTCACGAATTTCTACCAGTACAGACCGTAGCTCTGGATCCCACCGATTGGGAATCAAGTTCACTGAACCCAGTTCACCAGATACCTCTTTTTCGCTGGATAGCAGTAGGACATCATGTTCATATTCAAACATG GATGAAACAGAAGCTGATATGCGGAGGCTGCAGCTTGAGTTAAAACAAACGATGGACATGTACAATACTGCGTGCAGAGAAGCACTTGCAGCACAACACAAg TTAATGGAGATGAGCCACTGGAAAATTgaggaagaaaagaaattagaagAGGCACGACTGGCCCAAGAAGCTGCGCTGGCAATTGCTGAGAGAGAGAAAGCAAGAAGTAAGGCAGCTATGGAAACAGCTGAAGCAGCTAGAAAAATCGCAAATGTGGAATTAAATAAAAGATCAGGTGTTGAAGTTAAATCTCTTAAAGAAACAGAGGAATTGAGAAAGCTATTGGATAATTTAGCCCAAACTGATCTAAGATACAGAAGATACAATATTGAGGAGATTGAAGCAGCCACAAACATGTTttctgaaaaacaaaaaattggggAAGGTGGTTATGGACCTGTTTATAAATGTTACCTTGATCATACTTCAGTGGCCGTCAAGGTTTTGCGTCCAGATGCGGCTCAAGGGAAATCACAATTTCAACAAGAG GTTGACATACTAAGTTGTATTCGTCACCCAAACTTGGTGCTTCTTTTAGGAGCGTGTCCAGAGTATGGCATATTGGTTTATGAATATATGGCGAATGGAAGCTTAGAAGATTGTCTGACtcgaaaaaaaaatgatagggTTCTGTGTTGGCAGCTTAGGTTCCGGATTGCTGCAGAGATAGCAACAGGTTTGCTATTCCTACATCAGACGAAGCCTGAACCTTTGGTGCATCGTGATTTGAAACCCGGAAACATTTTGCTGGACAGGAATTATGTATGTAAGATAAGTGATGTTGGTTTGGCAAGGCTGGTCCCTGTGGTGGCTGAAAATGTAACACAATGTTGCATGACATCAGCAGCGGGAACATTCTGTTATATTGATCCCGAGTATCAGCAAACAGGAATGCTTGGTGTGAAGTCGGATGTTTATTCTTTAGGGATCATATTTCTACAGTTATTGACTGGCAGACATCCAATGGGATTGGCTCACCATGCTGAACAGTCTATTGAGAATGGCACATTTCAGGAAATGCTTGACCCATCGCTCTCTGAATGGCCCCTTCAACAAGCAATCTCCCTGGCCAATATAGCTGTCAACTGTGCACAACTTAGACGAAAAGATCGGCCAGACCTAGCCAAGGAAGTGTTGCCTGAGCTTGTTAAACTCACAGAG